The Dasypus novemcinctus isolate mDasNov1 chromosome 20, mDasNov1.1.hap2, whole genome shotgun sequence genome segment tgaacctcgggcctcccacgtggtaggtggatgctctgtctgttgagccacatctgcttcccccgtCCTGAGATTTAAATCGTTCATCTTCCCTGCTGGAGCAGTTGGGGGCATCTCTGAAAGCCAGCTTGGAAAGACACTTCTTTGCTGGAGCGCCAAGGATGGAAAATGCTCCCTTCGGGCTGAGTGGTGACTCGGCagacccctgccccctgccccctggacCTTAAGCTTTGCTGCCCACTGGCAGCCCAGCGGTGCGTGGCGCAGCGTCCTGCTCACGGCTGGTCGTAGGGGGGTACCTACAGGTGGGTGTGAGGGGGTGCATGTGGGTGGGCGTAAGGGAGTGAGCCCATGGTAAGGGGGTGCACACGGGTGTGGGGGGTGCTGCCCAGCGGCTGGGGCCCGGCCAAGGACGCGTGGCTGTGTGTGGGGAAGGGCCGGGCTGGCGTCTGACCTCCCCTGCCTGCTCGAGCCTCCTGCGCACGGGGGCAAAGCGACGTGGGCTGACCGTGGAACTCGCGCGGCCACCGCCCGCAGCCCACCTGGCTGTAGATCTGAGAAGACCTTGCGTTTAGGTAATTTAAAAGTCAGCGCCTCCCTTTCCAGAAGGATCTGAGGTTTAAGGCATGACCTTTCAGCAAAGAAACACTTCCTGCTGTGTCTCCCTGCAAGGGGCGGGGGCTGTGCCCGGCCTCACGCAGCCCTCATCCGACCCCCCCTTCTTCCTGCACCCCGAGGCGGGGGCAGCCACGGCCCCCAGCCTCCCCCCGGCATGCGGGGCCTTCTCGGGCCGCTTCGCCTGGCCTGGCCGTGCGGCTTCCCGGCCCTGCTGGAACTCTGCCCCCGCAGGTGCCGTTGGAAGCACGGCCTGGCAAGGAGAGCGTGACAGCCTCCCCAGGCGACCCCAGCCCCGCACCCACGCCGTCAAGGTGGAGGTTGGAGGCAAACGGGGCGGAAGTTGGATGCTGATTTGCTTTGCTTCCGGAAATCTCAGCTCTGAGGCCGTCCTCAGGGCCGGCCAGGGCACGTGGGGGGCGCGGGGTGGGACGCGGCTCCACGCGGGCTCCGGGCGCTGGTGGCGGACGTGGACGTTCAACAGCCGAGGACGCGCGCCGTGtgggcttgtttgtttttaaagattaatttttaaaatttatttctctccccttcccccctccccggtgtctgctctccgtgtccattcgctgtgtgttctgtgtccacttgccttcttgtcagatccatgtgtgcagcaccattcctgggcaggctgctccctccttcgcgctgggcggctctccttatgggtgcactccttgcgcgtggggctccccagcacggggacacccctgcatggcagggtactccttgcgtgcatcagcactgcgcatgggccagctccacacaggtcaaggaggcccggggcttgaaccgcggacctcccatgtggtagacggacgccctaaccactgggccaagcccgccacCCCGTGTGGGCTTGTCATCCTCAGAGCAGTGGTCACCACTGGGGCTGTTCCTTCCGACCACAGACGTGTCCCTCCAATTTTAAAACGTGGAGCCAGGGGGATCCTCAGCAAAACATCCGCAGCCAGCCTAACCGGGCAGCGCTGACTGGGCGACACAGCGCTCTCACCATCAGGGTGCTCGCTTGACCCACCCGTGCCCCGAATCAGTCACCTACAAACCACCCCCAGACCGAGCCGCTGAAGGCACCCTGGACCGCCCCGTGGGCTCTGGGGTCAGGCACGGGGCCGCGGCAGCTGGGGCTCCCGCAGGCTGCGCTCGGGGTGCCGGCTGGGGAAGGACTCGGTGGCCTCAGGTCCTGACTGTCGGCCTGGGACCCCGGTTCCTTGCCACGTGGGCCTCTCCGCAGCCCAGCTCCCGAGGGGCAGCTGGCCTCCCCGAGGGCAGGGCTTCTTCATCTTCTCCGTTCcgcggacccctctgccagtcaggtgaacgCCGTGGCCCCTTACCAAGTGCACGCTACGCGCGCATTGTTTAATCACACGTCACACCCGCGCCCACTCACCCCACCAGAGTCATGCTTCTTTACAAGTCTCCCTTggagctcacggaccccctgaaatctttcccctggctgagaacccctgctttagagcgggagggggtgagagggagcgagagggagggggaggaagagtgAGGCACCAGGAGCCCAGATGGCGGCCACGGGCTTCTGGCCACTCCGTCTTGTGTGCTcgtgttctccagggaaacaaggTATACATAAAATACATACTGTAAATATTAGGAGATTTTCAAATGGGCATTGGTGCACGTGATTATGGGCACAGGGCAGGTCACGAGCtggggactctgatgaaggtgacGCCGAGTTCCCCGGGAGAAGCTGGCTGGAGTAGAGAAGGACATTCTCCCTTCCGGCTGCCGAAACCCTCAGTCCGCCTCGGCTGGCTGGGTGAGTTTTCCGTCACTGCCGAAGGCAAGCTCCTTTGATGGCAGATGCCATCGGCCATAGACGTGATCAGCCGCTGAGGCTCTAAACCCACGTGCTCAGTGGCGTCAGGCCAGCGCTTGCCCATCGCCGGGCCGAGCTGACCTGTGACCTGAACTCGCCTCCCGTCACGGCGTCCCATCACGTTTGTCATGTTCTGGTCCCTGGAGGCGCGTCCCAGGCCAGTCCGCCCTCCAGGGGAGGGGGTTCCCCAAGGGCTGCCTGAGAGGCTGCCCTCCGCTTGCCCTCACTGTGCCCTGAGTAGATTTCTCTCGTAGACTTGGTACTTGGGGCAACTTGTTTTTATGCCTTACCCCTTTAATGGGCAGGCTTTTCgtcccttgcctttttttttgaggtaccaggattggGGATTAAAACtgggacctggtatgtgggaggtcagcacacaaccactgagccgtgtcggctcccctgagttggcgcCTTTgtatgtttgctcattgtttgtctgctcattgtttctgttgttgctgctcgttgtgttttcctttaggagacactgggaactgaacctgggacctcccatgtgggaggcgggcactcagctgcttgagccccGTCCTATCCCCTTCGTTGCCCcgcccaccccattgtctgctccctgtgtctatttgcttcatgcTCTTCTGCACCCTCTTGCATTATGtgatggcactgggaaactgtgtcttttctcgttgcgtcatcttgctgcatcagctctccgtgtgtggggcaccactcctgggcgggctgtgctttttcacaccgtaaggctctccttgcagggtgcgctccttgctcgtggggctcccctacacgggggacaccccggcgtggcttggcactccttgcgcgcatcagcactgcgcatgggccagctccacgcgggtcaggaggccctggggattgaactctggaccctccatatggtaggcggacactccatcagctgagccacgtccgcttccccgcTTGCTTTTCATTCCCTCTGCCCGGCTCACAGCCTGGAGTGCCAGGTGCTCGGAAAGGCCCCGTAGACCTGATGGGTTAATTCGCGGGACGGGAGTGCCCCACTGGATTCTTCCCTCATGGAATTCATTTCTGATCATCGGGTTTCCGGGGTGGAGTGGGCCCAGGATCCCTGGGTACCCCGACCCCTCACTTCCTGAGCTAAGTCGCTTCACAGCTGGGGCCTCCGTCTCCTCTGTAAGGCGGCTGGAGCGATGTTCTCCTTCAAGCGGAAAAGGCTGCCAGGAGTAGCCCTGTGCGAGCTCACAACCCAGCCCCCCCAGCCGGGCTCGGCCTCCCCGGTGGCAGGAGCGGGTCCCCCGGCTGCGTGCCCTCCTCCTCCAGGGCCACTCGTGCGCTCTCCCCTTCCCAGCGGAGAAGAGGCGGAGGCTGCGGGCCGGCGAGCAGCGGAGGGAGTATTACGAGGAGCAAACGGACGAGTCTGAGGACTTCGCGGAGGAGCAGAACGATGGTGAGAGCTGGGCGGGGAGCGGGGGCGCTGGCTGGACAGCTGGCAAGACTTGCTTCCGTTTCTCCCCAAAATGTAACCGGGGGTGGAGCCTTTTCCCTGCCGGGTGCTGAGCCATCTAACCCCCGACAAGCAGCCTCTGGGCTGGGCGTGTCCTCGCTGTGGCAGTTTCAAAAACCGAGGCTGAGAAGGGCTGCGAGAATCACCCAAAGTGACTTCACTAGTCAGGGCAGCCCGAGGCGCCAACTAAGTTGGTGCATCACCACAGCTCAGGTTCCTGCCCGCGGAGGCCGAGCAAATGCCTGGATGTCTTGCATCCAGGAACTGGCTTGTGAGGATGGAGGGGGCGAGGAGGGAAAAATGGGCAACCCAAGGGGACGTTTCCAGAGGCTGATAGAAAGGAGGGAGGCGAAGAGGTGCCTGAGGAcacatttgtttttaggaggtaccggggattgacccaggacctcgtacatgggaggcaggcactcaacccccgAGCTACACTCGCTCCCCCGAGGACACGCTTTGGGAAGGGCGAAACCGTCTTCTGTTTTCCTCTCCATCCACTGCTTCTGCCCCAGAGCAATGGCTGCTGAACCCGGGGCAGGGGGTCCAAGGCCTCTGGGCCGTGCTCAGAAGCACCCTCTTCTCTCCTCTGGGCCCCCAGCACCCCCATTCTACCGGGACCCTGGTTTCGGCCGTCTCACCTGTTCTTAGGATCCGTGGAAGCAGTGGGGCGCTCTGGCTCTAGGGTACCTGCTTCACAGCGGGGCTGCCGCGGGACCCCTGGGGGTGAAGCCAGAGAGCTGGCTCCCAGAGGAGGGGTGGAGGCGGGTGGTGTGGACGGCACTTTCTGGACGAGGTGGCCTTCCGAGGGGCTGCAAATCCACTCGAGAGGCCCCCGCGAGGCCCCGGTCCAGCCTCCCGtgggtaggtggacgctctatccgtcgAGCCAAGCCCACTGCCCACTGTGTTGCTCCGATGCCCAGCTTGTCGTGTCTTTTTGCTCAGTCGTTGCGTCTCTTCTCCCCTTGTCGGTTGCGAGGGAGGAGGCCGAGTTGCAGGCAGCTCTGGCGACCTCGTCCCGTCTGGCCTAAGCTTACCGCCTTACCTGTCCAGCGAGGCCCTCGGACCAttgcttcctggggcctcttctGGCGCTGACACTAAGTCGCTGGAAGGCCCGAGGTCCCAGTGGACCCCGGCGTGCGGGGCCAGGGCGCCACAGGGCAGGCGGTTTGGGCTGGTGGCTGTGGGGCACGAGCCTGTCCCAGCGTCCCCATCTCCCTTCCCCAGAGCAGCACGAGCGAAGCCGGGAGGTGACTGAGCATTGGCGGCAGTGGCGCCACGACGGCCTGGACCCATCCTACCTCGACAACCGCCATCACGGGTGACCTCGCCGCCGCCTTCCCGCGCAGCTGGACGACCGCGCTGGCAgcgcccctgcccgcccctgcgcccccgcctgccgcccaccCGGAGCACAGCCCTGGCATAAAGCCCTCAGGTTTTCTGAGGTGCGCGAACGTCCTTGGGGACCCCTAATGCCAGACCCCCACCAAAGCCGGTGCTCCTGCAGCAGGACTCCTGAGTGGTCAAACAACGAGAAGAACAAGAGAGAGTAGAGCGCCCCTTTGCTTCCAGCTTGCAAATAAAACGCCGCATCAGCAGCATGTGCCTCTTCTCCACACGCGGGGCCCCCGGTGTGCCGAGGCCTGGAGGCGCCCGCTCCAGCTGGTGGGGGACTTGGGGGCTGCGCTTCGGGGGGCCGCGCCGCTTCTCCTCAGTCTGGGCGGTCCCACGAGTGAAAGGAAAACGCTGGAGACGTTTGGATGGTGAAATGGTTTTCCAGGAGGCCTCATCAGGCGGGGCCTTTTACGACTCCCTGGGGAGTGCTTAGTCAATCCCGCCACCCAGCACAGCAGGGCGGGTGGGACCCGAACCCCAGCAGGGCAGGCCGGCTTCACCTGGGTGTCCCCCAGCTCTCTCTTTTTTAGGATTCAGTCCCCCGCCCCACCGCCTGCGCTCGTCTgttctgtccattcgctgccccgttcttctgtgtctgcctctcTTCCCATCTTCtcaaactgaacctgggacccccaatgtggtaggcgggagcccgcTCGCCGGGGCCACCCCCGCCCCAGCGCCTCTCCGTCCTCCCgacccctgcctccctgccctggCCTCAGCCTCTGACCTCTGGGGGTTCCACACGGAGGGGGACGGATCGAGGCCCGCTTGAGCGGCCGCCTCCGCCGGGGCCGCAGACCTCAGACCACCGAGGACCCCGATGAAGCGCCTGCTCGCAGCCGCCCGCCCGGCTCGGCCTCCCGaggcccccggccccggccccgggcgTGGGATTCCAGGGCAGCCCAGGCCGCCCTTGTCCGGCTGGGGGCAAACCTGCTCCCCAGAGGACCAGCCACCAGCACCTGTTTTTAACAAGTTTGGAAAGGCCGATAAAGTCTTCCAAAACATTCTGACGATGTAGCCTCTTCCAAACCACCTCCAGTCTGTTCACACAAACAGATGCGGAGGCGGCCCTGGAGGTCCCGTGGCCCTGCACGCTCCACCATGACGGTGCGCGCCGGCCGGGTAGACCAGAAGGCCCACTTTCTTCTCCGCGCCAGGGGCCCGGGGCTCCGTAACTGGGAGACGCGGGCTTGGGGCCCCGTGTCAGGTCCCATCACCACGAAAGCCAGGGCAGCGTCCCACGGTCATTCTGTTAAATGGACCGTAGGTGTTGAGCGCCAAGGACTGGactcagggatttttttttttttcctgaggtccGGGGAAGTTGAAGCTGGGACCTCGTAGgcgggaagcaggcgctcgacCACTTGAGCCACGCCTGCTCCCTCGGGGATGCTCTGATGCTGCCGTTCTGGGGGTGGCTGCGGTGTTGGCTCTAGAGCTGTTATCAGTGCCCGTCTTAGCTGTCGGCAGGCGTCTACACTGGCTCAAACGACAGAGCTTCCAAAAAGGCAACCAGGAGACGTTTCCTTAGGCTCAGAAAACGTGCACAAAATATTCATTAGAAAAAGTGCATTTCCccattttctttacatttctagTCATCCctcccaagtctttttttttttttggtttaaacaAGGCCCCTTCGCTGTGGTTTTACTGTCGTTGGGTATACGCTCGTGGTAGAAAATTCGAGCAGGACAGAAATCCATTACAGAAGAGTTGTCGTCGCCGAGGCCAGCGCCGCCAGGCGTTGGGGTGCATTCCCCCACGCCGTTTACACACGCACGCCCCACACCTCGCCCCCGTGCACACACGCACTTTTCTTCACGGAGGCACGGGACGTCTGATCGCACGAGCCAGGCTCCTCTCGGGCGCTCGGGGGGGGCCCTGCTCAGGGCAGCGACAGCAGTGCAAGGCCCCGAGGCGGCCTGCTTCTAACGGGGCCACTCACCTCGGCGGAGCAGCTCCACCTAGAGGTCCCCCGCTGCCCTTTGCTAGCCCTGCTGGGCAGAGCCCCTCGCCCGGGACCCTGTCCCCGGGGAGCTGGTGGCAGCGCTGGCCACGGAGCACACTCTTCTGCAGGGGCGCTCAGGGGGCTTATTTCCATCTCTGTCACGGGGCACTGGCGGTGCGTGCAGGCGCGTCTTTGCTCCTGTGTGCCACTGGATATACTAGCTTACGTGCTGACCCCTCTCTCCGTTAGGAAGAAAGGCCATTTCTCATAGTTGTGACCAACATGGTGGCAGTGAGTGGACATTCCTATGCGCGTGTGCAATTAAGAGTGTTTCAGCAAGGCCAGTTTCAGAACATGAAACGCCGAGTCGTAGCTCCTGCACATTTTGAAGTCGTTAAACCAAATTATTCTTCAAAGAGGCTACGGGGATCACTGGTCACCTCTgccaatcctttttttttttttaaagatttctttctttctttatttcttcccgcccccccccccccccccgccacagttgtctgttctctgtgtccatgtgctgtgtcttctttgtccacttgttgtcagcggcacgggactctgtgtctctttctgttgcatcatcttgctgcgtcagctctccatgtgtgcggcgcccttcctgggcaggctgcactttctttcccgctgggcggctctccttatgggtgcactccttgcgcgtgggggctcccctacgcgggggatgcccctgcgtggcacggcactccttgcgcgcatcagcactgcgcatggccagctcca includes the following:
- the UCMA gene encoding unique cartilage matrix-associated protein isoform X2, which encodes MTRLLALACLAAALLLPWATQVFMRESEASDFLQKHGKRSPPSRGEASAEKRRRLRAGEQRREYYEEQTDESEDFAEEQNDEQHERSREVTEHWRQWRHDGLDPSYLDNRHHG